ATTGGTAGAATTTATTTTTCACATTGGTGCACGTACTGACACTACCGAATTTAACACCGAAATTTTCGACAAACTTAACTTAAATTACACCAAACAAGTTTGGAATAATTGTGTGGAATTTGGATTGCCATTAGTTTATGCTTCTTCGGCTGCCACTTATGGTTTGGGCGAATTTGGGTACGATGATAATCATGCAACCATCGAAAAATTAAAACCATTAAATCCTTACGGAGATTCAAAAAATGATTTTGATAAATGGGCATTGAAACAAGAACGCGCACCTTATTTTTGGGTGGGTTTAAAATTTTTTAATGTTTACGGACCAAACGAATATCACAAATCCCGCATGGCTTCTGTGATTTTTCACGCTTATCAACAAATTTCAGAAAAAGGAAGTATGAAATTATTTCGTTCGCACAATCCGAATTACAGAGATGGCGAGCAATTGCGCGATTTTGTATATGTAAAAGATGTGGTGGATGTTTGTTTCTTTTTGCTGAATCATCGCAAAAATTCGGGCATTTATAATTTAGGTTCTGGCAAAGCGCGTAGTTTTTTAGACTTAGCAAAAAATACTTTTTCGGCAATGAATAAAACCGAAACAATTGATTTTATTGAAACTCCAATTGACATTCGCGATAAATACCAATATTTTACGGAAGCCAATATGGCGAAATTAAAGTCCATCGGTTATTCGAAAAACTTTTTTTCGCTGGAAGATGGCGTGAAAGATTACGTTCAAAACTATTTGCTTCCAAAAAAATATTTTTAATGGAAGGATTTTCACAACGCCCAAAATTAGATCCGGAAGATTTTTATTACAGCCCAGAAGGCTATATTATTTTTACAGAAAAATACCATCTCAAACGCGGCTATTGTTGTCAGAATGGCTGCAAACATTGTCCTTACGGATTTAATAAAAAAAAAGGGCGCATCGAAAAAAAATAATTTATTTTCGTTCAAAAATCACAGCATTTATGGCGGCAATACGCGCATTCATTTATACACCAAAATGATTGATTTTATACTTACTAATTTGTAAGAAAAAAAGATGTTTGAAAAATTAATTTTTCGAACACCTTTTTTAGAGAGTATAAAAAACCCTTTCAAAAAAATAATTTTTCGAAGCTTTAAAAATGTTCCAAAGTTTTTTTAATGATGGAAATACATTCTTCCATTTGTTCTTCGGTAATTACTAAAGGCGGCGCAAAACGAATAATATCGCCGTGTGTAGGTTTTGCAAGCAATCCATTCTCTTTTAAAGCAAGGCAAACATCCCAAGCTGTTTTTCCATTTTTGGGTTTAATGATAATGGCATTTAACAAACCTTTTCCACGTACCAAGGTGAGAACATCGGATTTAATTTTTTTCAATTCGGTGCGTAAAATTTCTCCAAGATACGCGGCGTTTTCAGCTAACTTTTCTTCTCTGATAACTTCCAATGCAGCGATGGCAACCTTTGCGGCAACAGGATTTCCACCAAAAGTAGAACCGTGTTCGCCCGGTTTTATGCACAACATAATTTCATCATTTGCCAACACTGCCGAAATCGGGTAAACGCCTCCCGACAAAGCTTTGCCGAGAATTAAAATATCCGGATGCACATTTTCATAATCGCAAGCAAGCATTTTTCCGGTGCGTGCAATACCTGTTTGAATTTCATCTGCTATAAAAAGAACATGGTGTTTTTTACACAAATCAAAACATTTTGATAAATAACCTTCATCCGGAACATTAACGCCAGCTTCGCCTTGAATCGGTTCTACTAAAAATCCGGCTACCGTTTTATCTTTCAAAATATTTTCCAATGCGTTTACATCGTTGTAAGGAATGGTAATAATTCCAGGGGTATACGGTCCGAAATTATTTTTTGCATCCGGATCTGTACTTGCCGAAATAATAGTAATCGTACGTCCGTGAAAATTTCCTTCGCACACAATTATTTTTGCTTCGTTAGAAGGAATTCCTTTTTTCTCATAACCCCATTTACGGCACAATTTCAAAGCTGTTTCAACGCCTTCCGCGCCAGTATTCATCGGTAATACTTTATCGTATCCAAAATAAGAAGTAATGTATTTCTCGTATTCTCCCAATGTATCATTGTAAAAAGCGCGCGAAGTAAGGGTCAATTGTTCGGATTGTTCAATCAAAGCATTCACAATTTTTGGATGACAATGTCCCTGATTAACGGCAGAGTAGGAGGAAAGAAAATCAAAATATTTTTTTCCGTTTACATCCCACACAAAAACACCTTTTCCTTTGGTTAAAACCACGGGAAGCGGGTGATAATTATGTGCTCCGTGTTTTTCTTCGAGTTGCATTGCTTGCGCTTCGCTGATTGTATTTTTCATTGTCGTTTCCATAATTGTATTTTTTTAAATCGCTACTCTTACAAAAGTACAAAATATTTGCTGTAAATTCTTAGTTTTGCCAAGCTATGAGACCCAAAAAGAAAATATTACCATTGTTAGAATCGGTAACAATAACGGATGCAGGAAGCGAAGGACAAAGCATTGCGAAATTAAACGACTATGTTTTGTTTGTTAAAAATGCCGTTCCCGGCGATGTGGTGGATGTGCAAATTACACGCAAAAAAAGTAATTACAGAGAAGGCACTGCCGTATTGATTCGACAGCCTTCTGAAAAGCGCGCCATTCCTGAATGCGAACATTTTGGTACGTGTGGCGGTTGCAAATGGCAAAACATGAAATACGAATGGCAACTTTTTTACAAGCAAAAACACGTACACGATTGTTTCACACGCTTAGCGAAAGTGGAGTTTCCTGAGATACAAAAGATTTTACCTTCCGAAAAAATATTTTTTTACCGCAATAAATTAGAGTACACTTTTTCCAATAAAAAATGGCTCACCTACGAAGAAATTAGTGGGAATGAGGAGATGGACCGTTCTGCACTTGGTTTTCACATTCCGAAAATGTTTGATAAAGTACTTGATATAAATAAATGTTTTTTGCAAGCCGAACCTTCCAATTCTATTCGTTTAGAAATAAAAAAATACGCACTCGAAAATAAATTATCATTTTTTGATTTGCGCCAGCAGCAAGGCTTGTTGCGAAATATTATTATTCGTACCACATCTACAAACGAGTTAATGTTGATACTTTCCGTTTTCGAGGAAACAGAAGAAGTACATCAATTATTAAATCATATTTCTGAAAAATTTCCGGAAATAACTTCGCTGCAATATGTTATCAACGCGAAAAGAAATGATACGATATCAGATTTGGAAATAAAAGTTTTCAAAGGAAAAGATCACATCACCGAAAAAATGGAGGATTTGAAATTTAAAATTGGTCCGAAATCTTTTTACCAAACTAATTCCGAACAAGCTTATTTTTTATACAAAACAGCGCGCGATTTCGCCCAATTAACGGGCGATGAAGTAGTGTACGATTTATATACAGGAACAGGAACCATCGCAAATTTTATCGCTAAAAAAGCAAAAAAAGTAATTGGAATTGAATATGTGGATGCTGCGATTGTAGACGCAAAAGATAATTCGCGTGAAAATAATATTTCGAATACCTTATTTTTTGCTGGTGATATGAAAGATGTTTTGAACGATGATTTTATCAGTGAACATGGTATTCCCGATGTTATTATTACCGATCCTCCGCGAGTTGGAATGCACGAAGACGTAACAAAAAAAATACTGCAAATAGGCGCGAAAAAAATTGTGTATGTAAGTTGTAATCCCGCTACGCAAGCCAGAGACATTGCGTTGTTGGACGAGAAATACAAAGTAGCAAAAGTGCAACCTGTTGATATGTTCCCGCAAACGCATCACGTGGAAAATGTCGTATTGTTAGAACTTCGGACGGTTTAAAAAATCGTATATTCGCGTCGTGAAAATTATTTTTTTAGGACTGTTTATCTTAATGTGTAACACCTTTGTTTCGGCACATGCGGATTACAAAGCAGTTGCCGTAGATGATTCTGTTGTCGCACAATTTTATCATGCCGAAAATTTGGAAATTGATTCGGCTGCCAATCCCGAATTGTATTATAAAGTGTACGATTGGTTGGGCACGCGTTACAAATATGCGGGCAGAACAAAAAAAGGAATTGATTGCTCGGATTTTGCCTGCATGATTTATCGCGAAGTGTATTGCGACACGATTGGCGGCAATGCTCCCAGACTTTTTACGATTTCAACACCAATTAAAAAAGAGGAGTTGCAGGAAGGTGATTTGATTTTTTTTAAGATAAAAAATAATCGCATTTCACATGTGGGTGTTTATTTAGGAAACGATAAATTTGCGCATGCTTCCTTACATGCGGGTGTTATTATCAGCGATTTAAACGAAACATATTACAAAAAAAGATTTTTTTCGGGCGGTAGAATTAATCCATAAAAAAATAATTTTTCAATGAGCAAAAACGAAAAAATATTGGTTGTAAATCATCTTCAGATGGAGCAAAAAATCAATCGGATGGCATATCAGATTTACGAAAACAATTACGAAGAAAAAAATATTTTCATTGCGGGAATCGCGCCAAACGGCTATTTACTGGCGCAGAAAATCACGAAAGTGCTCGAAAAAATTTCCCCCTTAAAAATTCAATTATTGAAATTAACCGTCAATAAAGAAAATCCGCTAAAAGAAAAAATAAGTTTGGAGCCGAAAGAAAATGACCTAAAAAACAAAGTGGTTATTTTGGTGGACGATGTATTAAATTCAGGACAAACACTTATTTACGGAGCCAATTATTTCTTAAACTTTCCGCTGAAACAATTACGTACTGCCGTTTTGGTGGATAGAAACCACACGCGTTATCCTGTAAAAGCAGATTATATTGGAGTTTCGCTTTCCACTACTTTACAGGAACACATTGATGTAGAGCTGGATAAAAAAGGAAAAGAAGCAGTGTATTTAATGTAGAAAATTATTTTTACAACATTACTCTTTTGCCTATTTGCAAATGCGTTTCGTGGTTCATACCGTTTAAACGATACAAATCTTTTACCGGAATGTGGTTTTTTCTTGAAATAGCGTAAATCGTGTCGCCTTCTCTCACAATATAATAATGATGATTTCCTTTTTTTACGACGTACGAAAAATTATTTTTTCGAGTGCGTTTATTTGCATACATTCTTTTAGACATGTATGAAAAATTATTTTTTGTGATGTACAAATCGTTCATCAATAAAGAATGATTATCGAAAGAAATAATTGTTTTCGGATCTATTGGATGACCTTTGTAACGCACTTCAAAATGCAAATGATTTCCAGTGGAATGACCTGTGCTGCCGCCTAATCCAATTTTTTGTCCAGCAATTATTTTTTCATCTGCATGCACTAATATTTTTGAAAGATGGGCGTAAATGGTTTCCAAACCATTGTTATGACGAATAATAATCACATTTCCATAACTTTTATTGTGTTGCGCAATACGCACTTCTCCGTCAAATGCAGCTTGTACGCTATCTCCTTTGTTTAATTTTATGTCAATTCCGTAATGATAACGGTATTTGCGAAAACCAAAATCAGATGTAATCGCGCCAATATAAGGTTGCACAAATTGGCAGCAACTGGTGTCAGTTTGCAAAACCACTTCTTCCGTATCAGGCATATTTTGCACATCAAAATGATAAGGCTCCAAACAAAGTGTATCCCAATTTTTATAAAGAGAATAGGCTGGAAATAGTTGTATCGAATCATTATACGATTTAGTAGGAATGTATTTTGTAGCAGAAAGAGTATCTGTTTTCAAACTTCTAACGCTTGAAAACGCAGTAAAATCAATCAACAAAAAAACAAACAGACTTAAAAAAAATATTTTTCTCATGGCAAAAAGTAATCGAGCGTTGATGAAGCGCTATCAAATAATGAAACGTAAATTTTATGATTTTTAATAACTATTGACGCGAAGGTGAAAAAAATATTTTACAAATCAAAATAATTCTTTTAACAATCTTTTAATAATTTGAAAACTTAGGTATTTCAAATATGTATATTTGCGAAAAAATTTAGACATGAAAACAGCAGAAATTATTACAGGAAAAGGATCCATGAAAATTGAATTCTATGAAAAAGATGCACCATTAACAGTGAAAAATTTTATTGATTTGGCGGAAAAGAAATTTTACGACGGATTAACTTTTCATCGTGTGATTCCGAATTTTGTGTTGCAAGCAGGCTGCCCAAATGGCACAGGCACTGGCGGACCAGGTTATAAAATTAAATGCGAATTGAATGGAGAAAACCAATATCACGATAAAGGAGTGCTCTCAATGGCTCATGCTGGAAGGGATACAGGAGGTTCACAATTTTTTATTTGCATCAGTCGACAAGCAACGCAACATTTAGATCGCAACCATACTTGTTTCGGAAAAGTGGTTGAAGGACTTGATGTGATTGATAAAATTAAGCAAGGCGATGTGATTGAAAAAATAATTATTTCAGAAAAAAAATAAGCGTACGATGAAGGAGAAGTGGATAGAAGCTTGGAAATACAAGCCCTATAGATATACCCTGTTGGCTTCCTTGGTTTTTACGTTGATTGTTTCGCATTATTATGCTATTTTTTTATTATTCAATGAAGGCCGCAACGGATTTGATTTTAATGATCCTGTTTTACGATTTTTTACGCCTGTTAATTTATCCGTTCCGCTTTTTATTGCAATGTATTCGGCTGCCGTTTTTACGGCTATTTATGTGATTAATACATCGCCGATTTTAACGTTGAAATTAGCATTTGCCTATACTTTTTTATTGATTTGGCGAATGTTTTCCTTAACGATTTTACCTTTAAATCCGCCGTCGGGTGTGCTTCCGCTGAATGATCCCTTTTTAATACATTTTGTTTATTCCGATCGTATTGATGTACGCGATTTGTTTTTTTCAGGACACACTGCCAGCGCATTTCTGTTTTATATTGTTGTCGAAAACAAAAAACTTAAAATGTATTTATTAGTATGCGTTTTATTTATTGCTGTTGGCGTTTTAGCGCAGCATTTGCATTACAGCATTGATGTTTTGGGCGCACCGATATTTTCGTATTTAGCTTATTTCCCTGCTAAATGGTTGGTGAAAAGAGTGGATTATACGCGCGCAAAAAAATAATTTTTTTGAAGCCATTTAGAATGTTGTATTTTTATCGAATCATAAATTATAACGATAAAAATAAAATATCCTCATATCGCTTCTTATAGTCGTTTTTCGTATAGTCCAACCATTCCATATTATTATTCATTAAAAGATGTATTTGTTATTGTTTTTGAAAATAAATTTTACCGTTACATTTTGATGCGTGGTAATAAAATACAGGACATTCTCTATGGTATTTATGACCCAAACATTCTTGATTATTGGGTATTCCCAAGTCATTACGGATATAGTTATAGAGACAATTTTTGGGATGATGCTGTTAAAATACCTTTGATTTTAAAGAAGTAATTTAAAAAATAATTTTTCAAAAGATAAATCACTCATTGTAAAATTTATTTTTCCAATACCACCAATTTAATTTTTCAGTATCGTGATTTTTTTCCGTCGCAAAATATACAGCACAACGAAATGTATACAACATACAAATGTCGTGCGTTACGCCACTAAACGTATTGAGTTGATTGTATAGCGTAATCGGATTTTTATTAGAAAGATCGGCAATATTTCGAATCCCAATATTCCATAAATCCAGCGAGCATGCTTTGCCGATACTTGGAATTTTTTGAAGGTCTTTCAAAATTTTATTTTTCTCGGCAGCAGCAATCATTTCAAAAAAATATTTTTACTCAACCGTTATTTTATATTTCTTTTTTAGCAATTCGTTGAGCTGCTCTACATCCAATCTTTTGGCTACAATGGTTTTGTTTTCATCCAATAAATAAATAACGGGCGTACTATATACATCATACACTTGATGTAAACCACTTTGGTGATAACGATCCGAAACATTGATCCAATCCAATTTGTTTTCGTCAATGTATTTTCGCCACGTAGCAATGCCATCGTTGGTTTGAACGGCATATACTTTTATGTTTTTAAATTTTGCTTTCTCGTACCATTCCAATAATTTAGGTGTTACTTTTTTACAATAACTGCAGTCGTAATCCCAAAAATAAACAATCGTAAATGCTGCTTTTACGGAATCCAGAGGAATAATATGCCCGGAAGTATCGGGTAAAATCAAGGAGGGCGCTTGTTTTCCGATAAGAATCGGATCCAATGTTTTGGCGCGCTCGGTAATACGGTACAATTGTGTAGAATCTATCCAAAAGGCTTGTTTGGTGGCATAATATTTTTTCACCATGTGCACAAAAACGGCATCCATGCCCATGATATTGGATGTTTCGTAAGTGCTCGTAATTTCATTCACAATGTATTTAAACATTTCTTTATTTGCCCTTGCTTTTTCGCTGAGGTAATCAGCAGCAGCGTTAAGAGAATCAGGAGTTTGTAAGGTAAGTTTAGTAAGGTATTCTTTTAATTTACTCGCCATAATGGGCGTGCGAATTAAACGCGCATCCGAAAAATCTACATTGTCAAAATAATGGCTTTTATAATATCGAAAGGCAAAAAGAGAATCCTTTTTTCCATCTGCTAATTTGGGTGCTTCCGGCACTTTTGGTTCTTGCGATGTTATAAAAATCTTTGCCAAAAAAGTTTCTGGATGTTCTGCAATATAATCAGTTTTGTATTTGTTTACTTCTTTGTCTGCCGCTGATAATTGGGCATCTATCACTTTTATAGAATCTTTATTTTTTGCAGAAGACAATTCTTTTCGCAAAGGATCGACCATTTTTGCTTTGTCGGCAATGAAATGGAGGTATTTGTAAAAAAGAACATTGTCCTTCGAATTTTTCACTTTCATGTCATTGATAAAATCGGTCGTATCAGTTTCCATCGAAATGTGCTGGTCTTTATCCACAATAAACTCAAAATATTTTTTATTTTTAAATAGGATAAAATACACGCCGCCTGGAAGCGTTTTGTTTCCTTTAAATTCGAAATTGCCTTGCGCATCAATCTTCGCAGTATCCTGCACAAATTCTTTATCACCAAAATAACTTCCCATAAAACAGGTGCTGTCTTTTATATGGAGCACTTTGAATTTAAAATCATAATTGCTTTCCGGATTGGCATTTGCACTGAATGCTCCGATGATAATAAGTAGTGAAAAAAATATTTTTTTCATATCGCTTCTATTTTTATTTTTTATTAGATGAAGAAGCAAAAATAATAATAAATTTAGAGCCTGTTCATAAATCATTCATTCAAAAAATAATTTTTCAACATGAAAATTCTCAAGAATATTTTTATTATTATATTGATAACAGCTAATTTCATTGGAAAAGCGCAAGTTGTCGGAACAATTTTCCCAGATATTACTGGCGAGACATTCGATAATAAAGCTGTTACGCTGCCACAAGATACAAAAGGGAAATACACGATTATCGGTATGGCGTATTCCAAATCTGCGGAAAGTGATTTGAAAACCTGGCTCAATCCTGCTTTCAATAAATTTATTGCCAAAACCGGATTGATGGATTCCACTTACGATGTAAATATTTATTTTATCCCGATGTTTACTGGAACCAATTCGGCTACGGAAGGAATTGCTAAAAATAAATTAGAAAAAGGCACCGATAAAAAATTATTTCCCTACGTTCTTTTTTACAAAGGAGCTTTATCAAAATACAAAAAAGCATTGGCTTTTGATAAAAAAGACACCGCTTATTTTTATGTGTTGGATAAAGATGGAAAAATAATCTATGCCACTTCTGGCGCATTTTCTGAAGATAAAATGGATGCCATTACAGATAAATTGGAATAAAAGAGCCAATTATAAAAAGACCGCTCAAAAAAATAATTTTTCGAGCGGTCTTTTTAGTTTAAACTTTTAAAAATTAATCTTCCAGAAACCCGAATTTCCCCATATTATAATCATCAATTGCTTGAACAATTTCAGCTCTGGTATTCATCACAAAAGGACCTTGCGCTGCAATAGGTTCGTGTATCGGTTCTCCGCTTAATACCAATACCACCGAATTTTCAAGTGCATCCACTGTAAAGTTTTCGCCTTCGTTTTCAAACAACGCAAAATAATCGAGCGGCACATTTTCCGCGTCGTTCACTTTCACACTTCCTTCTATCACCAATAAAGCGGTGTTGTAATTGGCAGGAAAAGAAAATTCGGCTTTTGCTCCTTTATTTAATCTTCCATTTAACAAATTTACTGGCGTAAAAGTAAATGCAGAACCTTTTATATCTTTGTAATTTCCGGCAATAACTTCAATAATTCCGCCATTATCTGGCAATTTAAATTTATTAATTTTATTGTTGACGATTTCCTGATATTTTGGTTTCGACATTTTATCTTTTGCAGGAAGATTAACCCACAATTGCACCATTTGGAAATCGCCGCCCGCTTTACTGAAATTTTCTTCGTGGTATTCTTTGTGTAAAATTCCTCCAGCAGCCGTCATCCATTGTACGTCGCCTTCGCTTATTACACCACTGTTTCCGGCACTGTCGTGATGCGCCACTTTTCCTTTGTAGGCAATCGTTACCGTTTCAAAACCCTTGTGTGGATGAACGCCAACGCCTTTGGGTTTTTCAGAAGGTGGAAAATAAAATTTCGAATTGTAATCCAGCATTATAAACGGACTCATTCGTTGCATATCCAAACGGTAAGCACTTGGAATAAAATTGTGTACTCTAAAGCCATCGCCTACATAATGCGGTTCTCTGGGCGGTATTACGATTTCTATTTTTTTAGTTTTCATCTTTTTTTCGAGGTTTTCTGAAATACGTAAACATAAAAATAAGAGCAGCTACAATAATAACTGGAATAAAATAAGAGCGCGAAACACCATTGCTATCAATGAAACTAAACAATCTGTTCCATCTTATTTTTTGTATGAAATTAGCTCCGGTTGTTTTCCATGACATCCAAATAAATACGGCTTTTCCTACAATGTGATCTTCCGGAACAAATCCCCAAAAGCGCGAATCTTCTGAGTTGTGGCGGTTATCACCCATCATAAAATAATAATTCATTTTAAAAGTGTAGGAATTACTTTCTTTTCCGTTGATGAAAATTTTATTTCCAACAGTTTTCAAATCATTGTGCTCATAAGCTGTAATGACACGACTGTAAAGCGGCAAATTGGTGGTGTCTAATTTTATGGTTGCTCCAGCTTTCGGAATGTAAAGTGGTCCGAAATTATCTACATTCCAACGGTAATGCGGATTGTTCGGATAAATATCTTCGTCGAAAATCTCTTTATCAGCGATATCAAGTTGTACACTTTTTATTCCCACATAATTTTTTATTTTTTCGACATTCTCTTTTGGTAAATTTACCAACCAACTGGTAGAATCTGTTTGTCGCGGATCATCCGTAATATCAAGTCCTTTAAGTGCTTCCGGATTAAAATAAGAACCGTCAGTTTTTACCACATAACCAGCTTGCGCTTCTTGAGCAAGTGTCGTACTTTTTCCGTTGATAAAAACTTGCGCTCTTTTAATCAGAATCGTATCGCCAGCAATACCGATGCAACGCTTGATGTAATTTTCTTGTTTATCGACCGGGCGATACACAACATCGCCTAATTTTTCTTTGTTATCCCAAACGACCGCTCTGCCATAATGTCTGCAAAGTGAGTAATAGTCAGGGTTGGAGACTTTTGTTGTAACCGTGTCACCTTCGGGATAATTAAAAACAACGACATCGTTATTTTTTACTTTTTCATAACCCGGCAAACGCAAATAAGGCAATTCAATCCATTCTAAATACGATTTTACATCATCGAAAAAAGGCAAGGAATGGTGCACGAAAGGAAAGGAGAGAGGCGTGTTCGGAATGCGCGGACCGTAACTTACTTTGCTCACAAAAAGATAATCGCCCACCATTAAAGTTTTTTCCATGGAAGAAGAAGGAATGGTGTAGGCTTCCACAAAAAAAGTACGAATGATAGATGCCGCAATAACCGCGAAAACAATAGCTTCTACCCATTCTCGAGTAACGGATTTATTTTCAATTTTATCAGAAGGTTGTGTGTATTTCGTGTCTTTTTGAAAAGCGATATAAGGTAAGTAAAAAAATCCGATGAGCGCTGCCAACACGGCGTCGACTGTTTTTTTCTTCCCAAATGTCGCGGATAACGCCACCGACATCACCATCAACATCATGTAATCAATGCCTGGAATGATGATTAAAAAAATCCACCACCACGGTTTTTTAATGAGCTTTAACCAGATGTAATAATTGTAAATCGGAATAAGTGCTTTCCAGCCTTTCTCTCCGGCCTTTTCAAACAATTTCCATAATCCAATAACGGTGCTTA
This genomic stretch from Bacteroidia bacterium harbors:
- the rfaD gene encoding ADP-glyceromanno-heptose 6-epimerase, producing MIVITGAAGFIGSCLVSKLNQEGFYDIVLVDDFSNAEKNKNFADKKFSQKVHRDDFDQWLQSNHRLVEFIFHIGARTDTTEFNTEIFDKLNLNYTKQVWNNCVEFGLPLVYASSAATYGLGEFGYDDNHATIEKLKPLNPYGDSKNDFDKWALKQERAPYFWVGLKFFNVYGPNEYHKSRMASVIFHAYQQISEKGSMKLFRSHNPNYRDGEQLRDFVYVKDVVDVCFFLLNHRKNSGIYNLGSGKARSFLDLAKNTFSAMNKTETIDFIETPIDIRDKYQYFTEANMAKLKSIGYSKNFFSLEDGVKDYVQNYLLPKKYF
- a CDS encoding DUF5522 domain-containing protein — protein: MEGFSQRPKLDPEDFYYSPEGYIIFTEKYHLKRGYCCQNGCKHCPYGFNKKKGRIEKK
- the rocD gene encoding ornithine--oxo-acid transaminase, coding for METTMKNTISEAQAMQLEEKHGAHNYHPLPVVLTKGKGVFVWDVNGKKYFDFLSSYSAVNQGHCHPKIVNALIEQSEQLTLTSRAFYNDTLGEYEKYITSYFGYDKVLPMNTGAEGVETALKLCRKWGYEKKGIPSNEAKIIVCEGNFHGRTITIISASTDPDAKNNFGPYTPGIITIPYNDVNALENILKDKTVAGFLVEPIQGEAGVNVPDEGYLSKCFDLCKKHHVLFIADEIQTGIARTGKMLACDYENVHPDILILGKALSGGVYPISAVLANDEIMLCIKPGEHGSTFGGNPVAAKVAIAALEVIREEKLAENAAYLGEILRTELKKIKSDVLTLVRGKGLLNAIIIKPKNGKTAWDVCLALKENGLLAKPTHGDIIRFAPPLVITEEQMEECISIIKKTLEHF
- the rlmD gene encoding 23S rRNA (uracil(1939)-C(5))-methyltransferase RlmD, which produces MRPKKKILPLLESVTITDAGSEGQSIAKLNDYVLFVKNAVPGDVVDVQITRKKSNYREGTAVLIRQPSEKRAIPECEHFGTCGGCKWQNMKYEWQLFYKQKHVHDCFTRLAKVEFPEIQKILPSEKIFFYRNKLEYTFSNKKWLTYEEISGNEEMDRSALGFHIPKMFDKVLDINKCFLQAEPSNSIRLEIKKYALENKLSFFDLRQQQGLLRNIIIRTTSTNELMLILSVFEETEEVHQLLNHISEKFPEITSLQYVINAKRNDTISDLEIKVFKGKDHITEKMEDLKFKIGPKSFYQTNSEQAYFLYKTARDFAQLTGDEVVYDLYTGTGTIANFIAKKAKKVIGIEYVDAAIVDAKDNSRENNISNTLFFAGDMKDVLNDDFISEHGIPDVIITDPPRVGMHEDVTKKILQIGAKKIVYVSCNPATQARDIALLDEKYKVAKVQPVDMFPQTHHVENVVLLELRTV
- a CDS encoding NlpC/P60 family protein, which encodes MCNTFVSAHADYKAVAVDDSVVAQFYHAENLEIDSAANPELYYKVYDWLGTRYKYAGRTKKGIDCSDFACMIYREVYCDTIGGNAPRLFTISTPIKKEELQEGDLIFFKIKNNRISHVGVYLGNDKFAHASLHAGVIISDLNETYYKKRFFSGGRINP
- a CDS encoding phosphoribosyltransferase family protein, whose translation is MSKNEKILVVNHLQMEQKINRMAYQIYENNYEEKNIFIAGIAPNGYLLAQKITKVLEKISPLKIQLLKLTVNKENPLKEKISLEPKENDLKNKVVILVDDVLNSGQTLIYGANYFLNFPLKQLRTAVLVDRNHTRYPVKADYIGVSLSTTLQEHIDVELDKKGKEAVYLM
- a CDS encoding M23 family metallopeptidase, which produces MRKIFFLSLFVFLLIDFTAFSSVRSLKTDTLSATKYIPTKSYNDSIQLFPAYSLYKNWDTLCLEPYHFDVQNMPDTEEVVLQTDTSCCQFVQPYIGAITSDFGFRKYRYHYGIDIKLNKGDSVQAAFDGEVRIAQHNKSYGNVIIIRHNNGLETIYAHLSKILVHADEKIIAGQKIGLGGSTGHSTGNHLHFEVRYKGHPIDPKTIISFDNHSLLMNDLYITKNNFSYMSKRMYANKRTRKNNFSYVVKKGNHHYYIVREGDTIYAISRKNHIPVKDLYRLNGMNHETHLQIGKRVML
- a CDS encoding peptidylprolyl isomerase, producing the protein MKTAEIITGKGSMKIEFYEKDAPLTVKNFIDLAEKKFYDGLTFHRVIPNFVLQAGCPNGTGTGGPGYKIKCELNGENQYHDKGVLSMAHAGRDTGGSQFFICISRQATQHLDRNHTCFGKVVEGLDVIDKIKQGDVIEKIIISEKK
- a CDS encoding phosphatase PAP2-related protein, which translates into the protein MKEKWIEAWKYKPYRYTLLASLVFTLIVSHYYAIFLLFNEGRNGFDFNDPVLRFFTPVNLSVPLFIAMYSAAVFTAIYVINTSPILTLKLAFAYTFLLIWRMFSLTILPLNPPSGVLPLNDPFLIHFVYSDRIDVRDLFFSGHTASAFLFYIVVENKKLKMYLLVCVLFIAVGVLAQHLHYSIDVLGAPIFSYLAYFPAKWLVKRVDYTRAKK
- a CDS encoding helix-hairpin-helix domain-containing protein encodes the protein MIAAAEKNKILKDLQKIPSIGKACSLDLWNIGIRNIADLSNKNPITLYNQLNTFSGVTHDICMLYTFRCAVYFATEKNHDTEKLNWWYWKNKFYNE
- a CDS encoding redoxin domain-containing protein, coding for MKKIFFSLLIIIGAFSANANPESNYDFKFKVLHIKDSTCFMGSYFGDKEFVQDTAKIDAQGNFEFKGNKTLPGGVYFILFKNKKYFEFIVDKDQHISMETDTTDFINDMKVKNSKDNVLFYKYLHFIADKAKMVDPLRKELSSAKNKDSIKVIDAQLSAADKEVNKYKTDYIAEHPETFLAKIFITSQEPKVPEAPKLADGKKDSLFAFRYYKSHYFDNVDFSDARLIRTPIMASKLKEYLTKLTLQTPDSLNAAADYLSEKARANKEMFKYIVNEITSTYETSNIMGMDAVFVHMVKKYYATKQAFWIDSTQLYRITERAKTLDPILIGKQAPSLILPDTSGHIIPLDSVKAAFTIVYFWDYDCSYCKKVTPKLLEWYEKAKFKNIKVYAVQTNDGIATWRKYIDENKLDWINVSDRYHQSGLHQVYDVYSTPVIYLLDENKTIVAKRLDVEQLNELLKKKYKITVE